Proteins from one Melospiza melodia melodia isolate bMelMel2 chromosome 18, bMelMel2.pri, whole genome shotgun sequence genomic window:
- the LOC134426687 gene encoding acyl-coenzyme A synthetase ACSM4, mitochondrial-like, whose protein sequence is MKLLLKLQKLKLLWTLKPPNRTFHGHPRLLSSDVYSQYESIRQGKQEIPKYFNFASDVLDKWSEIEKAGKRPSNPAFWWVNGEGEEVKWSFEELGFLSRKVANVLTKECGLQKGDRLILILPRIPEWWLVKVACMRAGIVIIPGTSQLSAKDILYRLQASKAACIVTTDKLAPAVDSVASQCQLLKTKLMVSKGSREGWLNFTELYQNQSADHSCIKTRIQDPMMIFFTSGTTGSPKMTQHSQGSLGFRPLLSERYWLDLTPSQMIWNTADTGWILTSIASFFDPWVFGSCVFIHNLPQTDSEVILNTLCRFPIDALVGAPTLFRMLVQNDLSKYKFLSLKYCISGGEPLNPEVMEQWKSYTGLDIHEVYGQTEMGVICSISKGMKIKPGSMGKAAPLYDVQIIDKNANILPPGQQGEIAIRSKPIRPLGFFSEYLDNPKKTAESERGDFYVTGDRGTMDEEGYFQFIGRDDDIIISSGYRIGPFEVESALIEHPAVVETAVVSSPDPLRGEVVKAFVVLSPTFPSTDLKSLTRDLQDHVKKTTAPYKYPRKVEFVKELPKTVTGKIKRNELRDKEWGRI, encoded by the exons ATGAAGCTGCTGTTGAAGTTACAGAAACTAAAACTCTTGTGGACTCTGAAGCCTCCTAACAGGACTTTCCATGGACATCCCAGGCTGCTTTCCTCTGATGTATATTCCCAGTATGAGTCCATCAGACAGGGCAAACAGGAAATACCAAAGTACTTTAACTTTGCAAGTGATGTACTGGACAAATGGTCTGAGATTGAAAAG GCTGGAAAGAGACCATCAAACCCTGCTTTCTGGTGGGTAAATGGTGAAGGAGAAGAAGTGAAGTGGAGCTTTGAAGAGCTGGGGTTCCTGTCTCGGAAAGTGGCCAATGTACTGACTAAAGAATGTGGACTGCAGAAGGGAGACAGGCTTATCCTGATCCTACCACGAATTCCAGAATGGTGGCTGGTCAAGGTGGCTTGTATGAGAGCAG GAATTGTCATAATCCCAGGAACATCCCAGTTATCAGCCAAGGACATACTGTACCGACTCCAGGCATCCAAGGCCGCGTGCATCGTTACCACtgacaaactggctcctgcagtggaCTCGGTGGCATCCCAGTGCCAGCTCCTGAAAACCAAGCTGATGGtgtccaaaggcagcagggagggatggctgAACTTCACTGAGCTGTACCA AAATCAATCTGCTGACCATTCCTGCATCAAAACAAGAATTCAAGACCCAATGATGATCTTCTTTACCAGTGGAACTACAGGTTCTCCAAAGATGACTCAACATTCCCAGGGCAGTCTTGGTTTCAGACCCCTTTTAAGTGAAAG GTACTGGTTGGATTTGACTCCCTCTCAAATGATATGGAACACTGCAGACACAGGATGGATACTAACTTCAATAGCATCTTTTTTTGATCCTTGGGTTTTTGGATCATGTGTCTTTATACATAACCTACCACAGACTGACTCAGAAGTTATCCTAAAT ACTCTCTGCAGATTCCCAATTGATGCCCTGGTCGGTGCTCCAACACTGTTCCGCATGCTGGTGCAAAATGATCTGTCCAA ATACAAATTCCTGAGCCTGAAGTACTGCATAAGTGGAGGGGAACCACTCAACCCAGAAGTCATGGAGCAGTGGAAGAGCTACACTGGGCTGGACATCCATGAAGTGTATGGCCAGACTGAAATG GGAGTAATCTGCTCTATTTCTAAAGGAATGAAGATTAAACCTGGATCAATGGGGAAAGCAGCTCCCCTTTATGATGTTCAG ATCATAGACAAAAATGCCAATATCCTGCCTCCAGGACAACAGGGGGAAATTGCTATCAGAAGCAAACCTATAAGGCCACTTGGTTTTTTCTCTGAATATTTA GACAACCCTAAGAAAACTGCAGAAAGTGAACGTGGGGATTTTTATGTCACTGGAGATAGAGGGACTATGGATGAAGAGGGATATTTCCAGTTTATTGGCAGAGACGATGACATCATCATTTCTTCAGG GTATCGCATCGGGCCATTTGAAGTAGAGAGTGCCCTGATAGAGCACCCAGCTGTGGTAGAAACAGCTGTTGTCAGCAGCCCAGACCCCCTCAGAGGAGAG GTTGTGAAAGCATTTGTGGTTCTGTCCCCAACCTTTCCATCCACTGACCTGAAGAGCTTAACTCGTGACTTGCAGGACCATGTTAAGAAAACTACTGCTCCATATAAATATCCTAGAAAG GTGGAATTTGTCAAAGAGCTGCCAAAGACAGTCACTGGGAAGATCAAGAGGAATGAGTTAAGAGACAAAGAGTGGGGACGGATATAG
- the LOC134426690 gene encoding acyl-coenzyme A synthetase ACSM4, mitochondrial-like, whose translation MRTFLKSWIPQCLWILRSPSRTFHGNNRLLTSSIASHFESIIQGEKEVPEYFNFASDVLDKWTQLEKEGRKPANPAFWWVNDKGEEVKWSFEEFGSLSKKAANVLSEACGLGRGDRIVAILPRVPEWWLLNVACMRAGIVFFPGTSQLTAKDILYRLQASKAKCIVTDDALAPVVESVLSDTQFLKTKLIVGQGSRDGWLNFKELLAAASAEHICTKTRSNDPMTVYFTSGTTGFPKMVLHSYCSYGIGFVTTGRHWLGLGPSDIMWNTSDTGWAKSAYGSVFSPWICGACVFIHHMPVFKPEIIGTTLSKYPITTFCTAPTGYRMLVQHDMSRYKFSSLKQCVTGGEALNPEVFSQWRAQTGVDIQEGYGQSETVAICANLKGMKIKPGSLGKPLPPYDVQIVDEQGAVVPQGEEGTIAVRVKPKRPFCLFSEYLDNPEKTAATLCGDFYLTGDRGFMDEEGYIWFVGRADDIINSAGYRIGPFEVESALIEHPAVVEAAVVSSPDPVRGEVVKAFVVLAPLYESHDQKKLADELQQHVKKVTAPYKYPRKVEFVKELPKTVTGKIQRNVLRSKEWGKA comes from the exons ATGAGGACATTTCTTAAATCCTGGATTCCTCAGTGTTTGTGGATTCTCAGGTCACCTTCCAGAACATTTCATGGAAACAACCGGCTTCTTACATCTTCCATAGCTTCCCATTTTGAATCTATAATCCAGGGTGAAAAGGAAGTGCCAGAATATTTCAACTTTGCAAGTGATGTCTTAGATAAGTGGACACAACTGGAAAAG GAGGGAAGAAAACCAGCAAATCCAGCTTTTTGGTGGGTCAATGATAAGGGAGAGGAGGTGAAGTGGAGCTTTGAGGAATTTGGCTCTCTGTCCAAGAAGGCAGCCAATGTCCTTTCTGAGGCCTGTGGTTTGGGGAGAGGAGACAGAATTGTGGCAATTCTGCCTCGTGTTCCTGAGTGGTGGCTCCTGAACGTGGCCTGCATGCGAGCAG GAATTGTCTTTTTTCCAGGAACATCCCAACTAACTGCCAAAGACATCTTATACCGACTCCAGGCTTCAAAGGCCAAGTGCATTGTTACCGATGATGCCCTGGCACCTGTAGTGGAATCTGTCCTGTCTGACACCCAGTTCCTGAAAACCAAACTCATTGTAGgccaggggagcagggatgggtggcTGAACTTCAAAGAACTCCTTGC GGCTGCATCTGCTGAACATATATGTACGAAGACGAGGAGTAACGACCCAATGACTGTGTATTTTACCAGCGGAACTACAGGCTTcccaaaaatggtgctgcatTCCTACTGCAGTTATGGCATTGGATTTGTAACCACTGGCAG GCATTGGCTAGGCTTGGGTCCTTCAGATATAATGTGGAATACCTCTGATACTGGCTGGGCAAAATCAGCCTACGGCAGTGTTTTTTCACCATGGATCTGTGGAGCCTGTGTCTTTATACACCATATGCCAGTGTTTAAACCAGAAATTATTGGAACT ACTCTCTCAAAATATCCCATCACCACCTTCTGCACGGCTCCCACCGGGTACCGCATGCTGGTCCAACATGACATGAGCAG GTACAAGTTCTCGAGTCTGAAGCAATGTGTAACTGGAGGGGAAGCTCTCAATCCTGAAGTGTTTTCCCAGTGGAGAGCCCAGACAGGGGTGGATATCCAGGAAGGATATGGCCAGAGTGAAACA GTGGCAATCTGTGCCAATTTAAAAGGAATGAAAATTAAACCTGGCTCTTTGGGAAAACCTCTTCCCCCTTATGATGTGCAG ATCGTAGATGAGCAAGGGGCTGTGGTGCCTCAGGGAGAAGAGGGCACCATTGCTGTCCGGGTGAAGCCCAAACGGCCCTTCTGTCTGTTCTCCGAGTACTTG GATAATCCAGAGAAAACTGCTGCCACTCTGTGTGGAGATTTTTATCTCACTGGAGACAGAGGCTTTATGGATGAAGAGGGATATATCTGGTTTGTTGGAAGAGCTGATGATATCATTAACTCTGCTGG GTACCGCATTGGCCCCTTTGAGGTGGAGAGTGCATTGATAGAGCACCCAGCAGTGGTGGAGGCGGCTGTGGTCAGCAGTCCCGACCCAGTGCGAGGGGAG GTGGTCAAAGCTTTTGTTGTTTTAGCTCCTCTCTATGAATCACATGATCAAAAAAAATTAGCTGATGAGCTTCAACAACATGTCAAGAAGGTGACTGCACCATACAAGTATCCAAGGAAG GTGGAGTTTGTTAAGGAGCTGCCAAAGACAGTCACTGGGAAAATCCAGAGAAATGTTCTAAGGAGCAAAGAGTGGGGAAAAGCATAA